From a single Georhizobium profundi genomic region:
- a CDS encoding DUF1223 domain-containing protein, translating into MMVRSKIAPALLLLSLAVCPTATIAGDKPLGVVELFTSQGCSSCPPADAVLADLAEEGDVIALAYHVDYWNYLGWKDTLASPENTARQKAYATTFERKSVYTPQAVLNGRDHVNGASRGHIDTTLSAMERDGRGLVVDVDVAHDDDTLVIDVGEGEGKAHVVLVVFDRENTVPIEAGENDGASYTYVNSVRELQIVGVWKGDAERITLPAMMIDDWVNRNGAILLQRMVNGRAPGAIIGAALIEPSARTD; encoded by the coding sequence ATGATGGTCAGATCGAAGATTGCGCCGGCGCTGCTGCTTCTGTCGCTCGCCGTCTGCCCAACCGCCACCATAGCAGGCGACAAGCCGCTGGGTGTCGTCGAGCTCTTCACAAGCCAGGGATGCTCCTCCTGCCCGCCGGCAGATGCCGTGCTCGCCGATCTGGCCGAAGAAGGCGACGTGATCGCACTCGCCTATCATGTCGACTACTGGAATTATCTCGGCTGGAAGGACACGCTGGCCTCGCCGGAAAACACCGCGCGCCAAAAGGCCTATGCAACGACCTTCGAGCGCAAGAGCGTTTACACTCCCCAGGCCGTTCTCAATGGCCGCGACCACGTCAATGGCGCCTCGCGCGGGCATATCGACACCACCCTTTCCGCGATGGAGCGCGACGGCCGCGGCCTCGTGGTCGACGTCGACGTCGCCCATGATGACGATACGCTCGTCATCGATGTCGGCGAGGGCGAAGGAAAGGCCCATGTGGTGCTCGTCGTCTTCGATCGCGAGAACACCGTGCCGATCGAGGCCGGCGAAAACGATGGCGCAAGCTACACCTACGTGAACAGCGTACGCGAACTTCAGATCGTTGGTGTCTGGAAGGGCGACGCCGAGCGCATCACCTTGCCCGCCATGATGATCGACGACTGGGTCAACCGGAATGGCGCAATCCTGCTGCAGAGAATGGTGAACGGCCGCGCGCCCGGCGCGATTATCGGTGCAGCGCTCATCGAGCCTTCTGCAAGAACTGATTGA
- a CDS encoding arylesterase has protein sequence MNVKRLSAFLLAFCVSLMASVTASRAETLQIVGFGDSLMAGYQLDAAYAFPVRLEAALQERGHDVVIANAGVSGDTSSAGLSRLDWSVPDGTDAVILELGANDMLRGIDPARTEANIEEMITRLKARNIEVLLAGMLASPNMGADYQTRFNGLFERLAEKHDLVFYPFFLDGVAAEAALNLDDGIHPNEDGIDVMVERFIPAAEELLQRLKPDA, from the coding sequence ATGAATGTTAAACGGCTTTCCGCTTTCCTCCTCGCATTCTGTGTCTCCTTGATGGCAAGCGTGACCGCATCGCGTGCTGAAACCCTTCAGATCGTGGGTTTTGGCGATAGCCTCATGGCCGGTTACCAGCTCGATGCCGCCTATGCGTTCCCGGTTCGCCTGGAAGCGGCACTTCAGGAACGCGGACACGATGTCGTGATCGCCAATGCCGGCGTATCCGGCGATACCAGTTCGGCCGGCCTGTCGCGGCTCGATTGGTCGGTGCCGGACGGCACGGATGCGGTGATCCTCGAACTCGGTGCCAACGACATGCTGCGCGGCATCGACCCGGCGCGGACCGAAGCCAATATCGAGGAAATGATCACACGGCTGAAGGCCCGCAACATTGAAGTGCTGCTAGCCGGCATGCTGGCGTCGCCGAATATGGGTGCTGACTATCAGACGCGATTCAACGGTCTTTTCGAGCGTCTCGCCGAAAAGCACGATCTGGTTTTCTACCCCTTCTTCCTCGATGGCGTTGCCGCTGAGGCCGCACTCAATCTCGACGACGGGATCCACCCGAATGAAGACGGCATCGACGTGATGGTCGAGCGGTTCATTCCTGCCGCAGAAGAATTGCTGCAGCGCTTGAAACCAGATGCCTGA
- a CDS encoding Bax inhibitor-1/YccA family protein — protein MADLRNYQTRSAPAGMQAGAAIDQGLRSYMLRVYNLMALGLAITGVAAYATFALAQSNPAFAQLMYASPLRWVVMLAPLALVFFLSFRIQNMSVSAAQTTFWIYSAVMGLSLSSIFLVFTGQSIVQTFFITAASFGALSLYGYTTKRDLSGMGSFLFMGLIGLIIAMVVNIFLASSALQFAISAIGVLIFAGLTAYDTQEIKTMYYEGDSSDAAGRKAIMGALRLYLDFINMFMFLLQFMGNRE, from the coding sequence ATGGCTGACCTTCGTAACTACCAGACCCGCTCGGCCCCGGCCGGGATGCAGGCCGGAGCTGCGATCGACCAGGGCCTGCGCAGCTACATGCTTCGCGTCTACAATCTGATGGCCCTCGGACTGGCGATCACGGGTGTTGCTGCCTATGCGACATTCGCATTGGCACAGAGCAATCCTGCGTTTGCGCAACTCATGTATGCCAGCCCGCTGCGCTGGGTCGTGATGCTCGCTCCGCTGGCGCTCGTCTTCTTCCTGAGCTTCCGCATTCAGAACATGAGCGTCAGTGCGGCGCAGACCACGTTCTGGATCTACTCGGCCGTCATGGGCCTGTCTCTATCGTCGATCTTCCTGGTCTTCACGGGCCAGAGCATCGTACAGACATTCTTCATCACCGCCGCATCGTTCGGCGCACTGTCGCTTTACGGCTACACGACGAAGCGCGATCTGTCAGGCATGGGTTCGTTCCTTTTCATGGGCTTGATCGGTCTGATCATCGCCATGGTCGTGAACATCTTCCTTGCTTCGAGCGCTCTGCAGTTCGCGATCTCGGCAATCGGCGTCCTGATCTTCGCAGGCCTGACGGCTTACGATACGCAGGAAATCAAGACGATGTACTATGAAGGCGACTCAAGCGATGCCGCCGGCCGCAAGGCCATCATGGGTGCGCTTCGCCTGTACCTCGACTTCATCAACATGTTCATGTTCCTGCTGCAGTTCATGGGCAACCGCGAATAA
- the thpR gene encoding RNA 2',3'-cyclic phosphodiesterase has protein sequence MPRLFAALELPRDTTMSLSLLRGGLPGARWIDVENYHITLRFIGDVDGPTADEIVNAFDRIRRTEFPVRLQGMGSFGAKKPHSIWAGVTPTAELMALQAEIERVCQRLRLPADPRKFKPHVTLARIKTARESDVVRYLQGRGDFHTQAFTVTRFVLMSSRDSVGGGPYVTEEAFPLDEANASAGTGSSLLPNAYYSPL, from the coding sequence ATGCCGAGACTATTCGCCGCCCTCGAACTCCCGCGTGACACCACAATGTCGCTTTCCCTCTTGCGCGGCGGGCTTCCCGGCGCGCGATGGATCGACGTGGAAAACTATCACATCACGCTCCGCTTCATCGGTGACGTGGACGGTCCCACAGCCGACGAGATCGTCAACGCTTTCGACCGCATCCGCCGGACCGAATTTCCGGTACGGCTCCAGGGCATGGGGTCTTTCGGCGCCAAGAAGCCGCATTCCATCTGGGCCGGCGTCACGCCGACCGCCGAACTCATGGCCCTTCAGGCCGAAATAGAGCGGGTGTGCCAGCGGTTGCGACTGCCGGCCGATCCGCGCAAGTTCAAACCACATGTCACCTTGGCGCGCATCAAGACGGCAAGAGAAAGCGACGTGGTGCGCTACCTCCAGGGGCGCGGCGATTTCCACACGCAGGCGTTCACGGTCACCCGCTTCGTCCTCATGTCCTCGCGGGATTCCGTCGGCGGGGGACCCTATGTGACGGAGGAAGCGTTCCCTCTCGACGAGGCCAATGCATCGGCCGGCACGGGGAGCAGCCTGCTGCCAAACGCCTATTACAGCCCGCTTTAG
- a CDS encoding ABC transporter ATP-binding protein gives MTQHIIDLADADLTLGNGASSVHVMKRMSLKINAGESVGIIGPSGSGKSTLLMVLAGLEKIDSGAITIAGAELHSMSEDAVADFRGRHIGIVFQSFHLIPNMTALENVAVPLELAGRNDAFEVAERELRAVGLGERLSHHPGEMSGGEQQRVAIARALAPSPAVLIADEPTGNLDAETGRQIADLLFAKQAERGTTLLLVTHDPQLAARCNRQIKVRSGEIVDDGLGQGQPVAQARGAYA, from the coding sequence TTGACCCAACACATCATCGATCTCGCCGACGCCGATCTGACCCTCGGAAACGGCGCTTCGTCGGTTCATGTCATGAAGCGAATGTCCCTCAAGATTAACGCCGGAGAGTCGGTCGGGATCATCGGTCCTTCGGGATCGGGCAAGTCGACCCTGCTCATGGTTCTCGCGGGCCTGGAAAAGATCGACAGCGGCGCGATCACCATCGCAGGCGCCGAATTGCACAGCATGAGCGAAGATGCGGTCGCCGATTTTCGGGGTCGGCATATCGGCATCGTCTTCCAGTCCTTTCACCTCATTCCGAACATGACCGCGCTCGAAAACGTCGCCGTGCCGCTCGAGCTCGCCGGACGCAACGACGCGTTCGAGGTGGCGGAGCGGGAGCTTCGGGCCGTCGGACTCGGCGAGCGCCTGTCACACCATCCCGGCGAGATGTCGGGCGGCGAACAACAGCGCGTAGCGATTGCACGGGCGCTGGCGCCGTCGCCGGCCGTTCTGATCGCGGACGAGCCGACGGGCAACCTGGACGCGGAAACCGGCCGGCAGATCGCCGACCTTCTCTTCGCAAAGCAGGCCGAGCGCGGCACCACGCTGCTGCTGGTGACGCATGATCCGCAGCTTGCGGCGCGCTGCAACCGGCAGATCAAAGTGCGCTCCGGCGAGATCGTCGATGACGGTCTTGGCCAGGGGCAGCCGGTTGCTCAGGCGCGCGGAGCCTATGCATGA
- a CDS encoding DUF2794 domain-containing protein, protein MTDYKSGAEPLPVTFNRRELDTILRLYGRMVASGEWRDYALDHLREKAVFSAFRRTSEVPLYRIEKCPKNARRQGAFSVVAANGMILKRGHELETVLRVLDKKPKLVGI, encoded by the coding sequence ATGACGGATTACAAAAGCGGCGCCGAGCCTCTTCCCGTCACCTTCAATCGCCGCGAACTCGATACGATCCTGAGACTCTATGGCCGCATGGTTGCGTCCGGAGAGTGGCGCGATTACGCGCTCGACCATCTTCGCGAGAAGGCCGTATTTTCCGCATTTCGACGCACAAGTGAGGTCCCGCTCTACCGGATCGAAAAATGCCCGAAGAATGCCCGTCGACAGGGAGCGTTCAGCGTCGTTGCGGCCAATGGTATGATTCTGAAGCGCGGCCACGAACTGGAAACCGTGCTGCGCGTGCTCGACAAGAAGCCGAAGCTCGTCGGTATCTAA
- a CDS encoding ABC transporter permease, whose protein sequence is MSQAKTSRAASSQNFKLAFRLALREMRGGLSGFYIFLACIVLGTAAIAGVNSVSRSITEAIAAEGQAILAGDIRFEIDNRPATGDDLAFVEGLGDVAQSVNLRSMARLEDGSDQSLVEVKAVDDLYPLYGSLVTEPALDFDARHGLIEGVYGAVVAPVLLERMGLSIGDRLTLGSATFEVRASLINEPDLLSEGFAFAPRFLVSVDALEAAGLLQLGSLVEYVYKVRLPEPATYDQLQAIRDEARADYTDAGWAVRTSANAAPQLTENIERFSQFLTLVGLTALVVGGVGVANAVRAFMDSKRGVIATLKCVGASSRFVVMVYLVQIGIVATIGVLIGVVIGAIVPFVAAVFLADLLPIGSGVSVHPGALLLAAVFGLLTALAFAILPLGRAQDVPATALFRSQGFDGAGWPAKRYLAATAVTMVALAALAILTSFDRFIAIIFLAAIAFSFVVLRSVAVLIQWAAKRSPRVNSAALRLAIGNIHRPGALTPSVVLSLGLGLALLVTLALIDGNLRRELAGNLPERAPNFFFVDIQSSEIDQFREIVATAAPEGDIDAVPMLRGRIVGINGEVPNPEDYAEGRWVLRGDRGITYAPTLPAGTALTEGEWWAEDYDGPPLVSFSAEEAGELGLGIGDSITVNVLGREVTAEIANLREIQWESLSINFIMVFSPNTFAGAPHAWLATLTDPSLDAAQEGQILREVTNALPTVTSVRVKDAIDVVDRLVEQLAVAIRAAAAVALIASILVLSGALAAGNRARTHDAVVLKTLGATRSTLIRAFSYEYLILGLATAIFALFAGGVAAWYIVARIMTLPSSFLPDVAISTLVIAIVVTVGIGLAGTWRVLGQKAAPILRNL, encoded by the coding sequence ATGAGCCAGGCGAAAACCAGCCGGGCGGCTTCGAGCCAGAATTTCAAGTTGGCCTTCCGTTTGGCGCTGCGCGAAATGCGCGGCGGCCTGTCGGGCTTCTACATCTTCCTCGCCTGCATCGTTCTCGGAACAGCGGCGATCGCGGGCGTCAATTCGGTGTCGCGGTCGATCACCGAGGCAATCGCGGCCGAAGGCCAGGCCATTCTCGCCGGTGACATTCGCTTCGAGATCGACAACCGACCGGCGACCGGCGACGATCTCGCCTTCGTCGAAGGCCTCGGCGATGTGGCGCAATCCGTCAATCTGCGTTCCATGGCCAGGCTCGAGGATGGCAGCGACCAGTCGCTCGTCGAAGTGAAGGCGGTGGATGACCTCTACCCGCTCTACGGGTCCCTCGTCACCGAACCGGCGCTCGATTTCGATGCGCGGCATGGTCTTATCGAAGGCGTCTACGGCGCGGTCGTTGCGCCTGTGCTTCTGGAACGGATGGGCCTTTCGATCGGCGATCGCCTGACGCTCGGCAGCGCAACTTTCGAGGTGCGCGCGTCGCTGATCAACGAGCCCGACCTCCTGTCCGAAGGCTTTGCATTCGCGCCGCGCTTCCTCGTTTCGGTGGATGCGCTTGAAGCGGCAGGTCTTCTCCAGCTCGGCAGCCTTGTCGAATATGTCTACAAGGTCCGCCTGCCGGAGCCTGCGACCTATGATCAGCTGCAGGCTATCCGTGACGAAGCGCGGGCGGACTACACGGATGCCGGCTGGGCCGTGCGCACCAGCGCCAACGCCGCGCCGCAGCTGACCGAAAACATCGAACGCTTCTCGCAGTTTCTCACGCTCGTGGGCCTGACGGCGCTTGTCGTCGGCGGCGTTGGCGTCGCCAATGCCGTGCGTGCTTTCATGGATTCAAAGCGCGGCGTGATCGCAACGCTCAAATGCGTCGGCGCATCGAGCCGCTTCGTGGTCATGGTCTATCTGGTCCAGATAGGCATCGTGGCCACCATCGGTGTCCTGATCGGCGTGGTCATCGGGGCGATCGTACCCTTCGTGGCGGCAGTGTTTCTTGCGGATCTGCTTCCGATCGGCAGCGGTGTCTCCGTGCATCCGGGCGCGCTCTTGCTCGCTGCAGTCTTCGGTCTGCTGACCGCGCTCGCCTTCGCAATCCTGCCGCTTGGCCGCGCACAGGATGTGCCGGCAACCGCACTGTTTCGAAGCCAGGGTTTCGACGGTGCAGGCTGGCCTGCCAAGCGCTACCTCGCGGCAACCGCCGTCACCATGGTGGCGCTAGCGGCGCTTGCGATCCTCACATCGTTCGATCGCTTCATCGCGATCATCTTTCTGGCGGCGATCGCGTTCTCCTTCGTGGTTCTCCGCTCGGTGGCAGTGCTCATCCAGTGGGCGGCAAAGCGCAGCCCGCGCGTGAATTCCGCAGCGCTTCGACTCGCCATCGGCAACATTCACCGGCCGGGCGCCTTGACGCCGTCCGTCGTTCTCTCTCTTGGGCTCGGGCTCGCGCTGTTGGTGACGCTGGCGCTGATCGACGGCAATCTGCGGCGCGAACTTGCCGGCAATCTGCCGGAGCGCGCGCCGAACTTCTTCTTCGTCGACATCCAGTCGAGCGAGATCGACCAGTTCAGGGAGATCGTCGCGACCGCTGCGCCGGAAGGCGACATCGATGCTGTGCCGATGCTGCGCGGGCGGATCGTCGGCATCAATGGCGAAGTGCCGAATCCCGAAGATTACGCCGAGGGTCGCTGGGTCCTACGCGGTGATCGCGGTATCACCTATGCGCCAACACTGCCCGCCGGCACGGCGCTGACGGAAGGGGAGTGGTGGGCCGAAGACTATGACGGTCCTCCACTCGTCTCGTTCTCGGCCGAAGAGGCTGGCGAACTTGGCCTCGGCATCGGCGATTCCATCACCGTCAATGTGCTCGGCCGCGAAGTGACCGCAGAGATCGCCAATCTGCGCGAGATCCAGTGGGAATCGCTGTCGATTAACTTCATCATGGTCTTTTCGCCCAACACATTTGCCGGCGCACCGCATGCGTGGCTTGCGACGCTGACCGATCCGAGCCTCGATGCGGCGCAGGAAGGGCAGATCCTGCGTGAGGTGACGAATGCGCTGCCGACGGTCACGAGTGTGCGTGTCAAGGACGCGATCGACGTGGTCGATCGTCTCGTGGAGCAGCTGGCCGTCGCGATCCGCGCTGCTGCGGCCGTCGCGCTGATCGCCTCGATCCTCGTGCTTTCAGGTGCGCTGGCTGCGGGAAACCGGGCACGGACCCACGATGCGGTGGTGCTGAAGACGCTCGGGGCGACGCGCAGCACACTGATCCGCGCGTTTTCCTACGAGTATCTGATCCTCGGGCTGGCGACGGCGATCTTTGCGCTGTTCGCTGGTGGCGTGGCCGCCTGGTACATCGTTGCGCGCATTATGACGCTGCCCTCGAGCTTCCTGCCCGACGTTGCCATATCCACGCTCGTGATTGCGATCGTGGTGACGGTGGGGATCGGCCTTGCCGGCACATGGCGGGTTCTGGGCCAGAAAGCAGCACCAATTCTCCGCAATCTTTAA
- a CDS encoding GNAT family N-acetyltransferase, with amino-acid sequence MSFSIRPATSADLDAITAIYRENVQNGTATYELDAPDRTEMERRFSTITGKGYPYLAAEGADGALIGYAYASAFRDRPAYSWLVEDSIYLAPEARGQGLGKALLADLLSRTEALGFRQMVAVIGGAHPASVAVHRACGFDLIGTMPGTGFKFGRWLDTVIMQKALGAGNETPADLTRYPGTLANGIAGR; translated from the coding sequence ATGTCTTTCTCAATCCGTCCCGCCACGTCCGCCGATCTCGATGCGATCACCGCAATCTATCGGGAGAATGTGCAGAACGGCACGGCAACCTACGAGCTTGATGCGCCCGATCGCACCGAGATGGAACGTCGGTTTTCAACGATCACGGGCAAGGGATACCCCTATCTCGCGGCAGAAGGAGCCGACGGGGCCTTGATCGGCTACGCCTATGCATCCGCTTTCCGGGACAGACCGGCCTATTCGTGGCTGGTTGAGGATTCCATCTATCTCGCACCAGAGGCGCGCGGGCAGGGTCTGGGCAAGGCCCTGCTCGCAGACCTGCTGTCGCGGACCGAGGCGCTTGGGTTCCGGCAGATGGTTGCAGTGATCGGCGGTGCCCATCCCGCATCGGTCGCCGTGCACCGTGCCTGTGGCTTCGACTTGATCGGCACGATGCCAGGCACAGGTTTCAAATTCGGCCGATGGCTGGATACCGTCATCATGCAGAAGGCGCTGGGCGCGGGTAACGAAACGCCGGCGGATTTGACGCGCTATCCGGGCACGCTGGCGAACGGCATCGCTGGTCGGTGA